A genomic window from Triticum urartu cultivar G1812 chromosome 7, Tu2.1, whole genome shotgun sequence includes:
- the LOC125524891 gene encoding early nodulin-93-like: MAARNFFVRSPKEEESSAAIREAVLLGGKNAAIAGTVVAVPTFVACRVLPWAKHNLNYTAQALIISTACVAGFFITADKTILRNARQNTIGRIDEST, from the exons ATGGCCGCCAGGAACTTCTTCGTCCGATCCCCCAAGGAGGAGGAATCCAGCGCCGCCATCCGAG AGGCTGTCCTGTTGGGAGGGAAGAACGCCGCCATTGCAGGCACCGTGGTCGCGGTTCCCACG TTCGTTGCCTGTCGTGTCCTTCCTTGGGCCAAGCACAATCTGAACTACACCGCGCAGGCGCTCATCATATCGACAG CCTGTGTGGCCGGGTTCTTCATCACCGCGGATAAAACCATTCTACGAAACGCAAGGCAGAACACCATCGGGAGGATCGACGAGTCGACTTGA
- the LOC125525224 gene encoding putative receptor protein kinase ZmPK1 — protein sequence MAMAATKSAYTFATSISLLLLLTIPVALAKGQTHGTSYLARGSSVSIQQYGPSTAATTTTVLASPNGAFACGFYRVATNAFTFSIWFSGSAAKTKTVVAWTANRDAPVNGRGSRLAFRKDGALALLDYNGAAVWSTNTTATRASRTELLDTGDLVVADADGRRLWGSFDSPTDTLLPSQPMTRHTKLVSASARGLLSSGSYTFYFDNDNQLKLIYNGPEVSSVYWPDPFTIPLINHRTTYNSSQYAVLEQTGWFAASDNFKFAASDLGDHVMRRLTLDYDGNLRLYSLNATTGGWSVSWMVFRGVCNIHGLCGKNTLCRYIPKLECACLRGFEVVDASDWSKGCRRKANLRATQDFSFRKVAGADFIGYDLLYWERVTIRNCKDLCLDNANCQAFGYRQGEGKCFTKVYLYNGKNFPNPHTDIYLKVPRAVLSSSELASTVTHECKVHQKEANTSSLMFQDGPSNFKFGYFLSSALTLLFIEVILIIAGCWVVHKWEGRPEIIDEGYTIISSQFRIFSYRELQKATNCFQEELGSGGSGAVYKGVLDDERKVAVKKLNDVIQGEQEFRSELSVIGRIYHMNLVRIWGFCVEKTHRLLVSEFIENGSLATVLFDHPSNSSPVLQWGQRYNIALGVAKGLAYLHHECLEWIVHCDVKPENILLDREFQPKIADFGLMKLQQRGSSAQMLSKVHGTRGYIAPEWALNLPINGKADVYSYGVVLLELVKGVRLSGWVAEGEEEVEMAGVCSIEILKEKLAGEDQSWLLEFVDHRLDGEFNHSEAVVMLKIAISCVQEERSRRPSMSHVVETLLSLVE from the coding sequence ATGGCGATGGCGGCCACCAAAAGTGCATACACCTTCGCCACATCCATCTCACTCCTTCTCCTGCTGACGATCCCCGTTGCCCTCGCGAAGGGCCAAACCCATGGCACCAGCTACCTCGCCAGAGGCTCCTCGGTGTCCATCCAGCAGTACGGCCCCagcaccgccgccaccaccaccaccgtcCTGGCGTCGCCCAACGGCGCCTTCGCCTGCGGCTTTTACAGGGTGGCCACCAACGCCTTCACCTTCTCCATCTGGTTCTCCGGCTCGGCGGCCAAGACCAAGACCGTCGTCGCGTGGACGGCCAACCGCGACGCCCCGGTGAACGGCAGGGGGTCCAGGCTCGCCTTCCGGAAGGACGGGGCCCTGGCCCTGCTTGACTACAATGGCGCGGCCGTCTGGAGCACCAACACGACCGCGACCCGCGCCAGCCGCACGGAGCTCCTCGACACCGGCGACCTCGTCGTCGCGGACGCGGACGGCCGGCGCCTCTGGGGGAGCTTCGACTCGCCCACCGACACGCTTCTGCCGTCGCAGCCGATGACCCGGCACACGAAGCTGGTGTCTGCGTCTGCCAGGGGTCTGCTCTCCTCAGGGTCGTATACATTCTACTTTGACAATGACAACCAGCTCAAGCTCATCTACAACGGCCCTGAGGTCAGTAGCGTATACTGGCCTGACCCTTTCACCATCCCGCTTATCAATCACAGGACTACCTATAACAGTAGCCAGTATGCAGTTCTTGAGCAGACAGGCTGGTTCGCCGCGAGCGACAACTTCAAATTTGCAGCTTCTGATCTTGGTGATCATGTTATGAGGAGGTTGACCCTGGATTACGATGGCAACCTTAGGCTCTACAGCCTGAACGCGACCACCGGCGGCTGGTCGGTCTCTTGGATGGTGTTCCGCGGAGTCTGCAATATTCATGGACTCTGCGGCAAAAACACCCTCTGCAGGTACATACCCAAGCTCGAGTGCGCTTGCCTCAGAGGCTTTGAGGTGGTCGATGCAAGCGACTGGAGCAAAGGGTGCCGGCGCAAGGCAAACCTCAGGGCCACCCAGGATTTCTCATTCAGAAAGGTCGCGGGAGCTGATTTCATCGGGTATGACTTGCTCTACTGGGAGCGGGTGACAATTCGGAACTGCAAAGATTTGTGCTTGGACAATGCTAATTGCCAAGCCTTTGGTTACCGTCAGGGAGAAGGCAAATGTTTCACAAAGGTCTATCTTTATAACGGCAAGAACTTTCCAAACCCTCACACTGACATTTATCTCAAAGTTCCCAGGGCGGTGTTGTCTTCGTCAGAATTGGCTTCTACAGTGACCCATGAATGCAAAGTTCATCAAAAGGAGGCCAACACTTCATCGCTAATGTTCCAGGATGGCCCTTCTAACTTCAAGTTTGGCTACTTCCTTTCTTCTGCATTAACACTGCTTTTCATTGAAGTTATATTAATCATCGCCGGGTGTTGGGTCGTTCACAAATGGGAGGGAAGACCAGAGATTATAGATGAAGGTTACACGataatttccagccagttccgAATATTTAGCTACAGGGAGTTACAGAAGGCAACAAATTGCTTCCAAGAAGAGCTAGGTAGTGGTGGGTCAGGAGCAGTTTATAAGGGAGTCCTCGATGATGAAAGGAAGGTCGCAGTGAAGAAGCTAAACGATGTGATCCAAGGAGAGCAGGAGTTCAGGTCCGAGCTAAGTGTCATAGGCAGAATCTATCATATGAATCTGGTCAGAATTTGGGGGTTTTGTGTCGAGAAGACGCACAGGCTCTTGGTTTCTGAGTTCATTGAGAATGGTTCTTTGGCCACAGTTCTTTTTGATCACCCGAGCAACTCTTCTCCTGTGCTCCAATggggccaaaggtacaatattgCACTTGGGGTGGCAAAAGGACTGGCCTATCTCCATCACGAGTGTCTTGAATGGATTGTGCACTGTGATGTCAAGCCAGAGAACATATTGTTAGATAGAGAGTTTCAGCCCAAGATTGCAGATTTTGGACTGATGAAGCTACAACAGCGAGGATCAAGCGCACAAATGTTGTCAAAAGTGCATGGGACTAGAGGCTACATTGCACCAGAATGGGCTCTAAATCTTCCAATCAATGGTAAGGCCGATGTTTACAGCTACGGCGTGGTGCTTCTTGAGTTAGTGAAGGGGGTTCGTCTTTCCGGATGGGTGGCTGAGGGCGAGGAGGAGGTTGAAATGGCTGGTGTATGCTCCATTGAGATCCTTAAAGAAAAACTAGCAGGCGAAGACCAGTCATGGCTTCTGGAGTTTGTTGACCACAGACTGGATGGAGAATTCAACCATTC